The genomic stretch gagttcggggtgtaataattcacaaaaaattctagctccaaactggcagtaggtaggaaagtaaaacctatgttatttttaaaggaaattgaaccaagaatctgtttttagtatctaatcatggaaataatgcaccagtgcatgacgggtatacccgtcctaaggcagtcaaggggttgactttggtcattaaaaatctgaaaattgtatttaaaattatttctttattaaatgatccaaaattacgttcatcttattcgttattattttctgattcaaaaaacatatgaatatgttatattcggattaaaaacaagctctgaaaattaaaaatataaaaattatgattaaaattacatttccgaaatcgatttaaaaacaatttcatctttttccttgtcggttcctgattcccaaaacaaatagatatgatatgtttggattaaaaacacgctcagaaacttaaaacgaagagaggtacagaaaagcgtgctaaacaggctcgttaatttcactgccttttgcacgagcggcggactacggtcactgtgaaaaaatgcagtgcgcttagtttcattctgtgagttccacagcttgactaaatgtagtaatttcgccttacgcgacttgttacatttagtcaagttttgactaaatgttttaacgtagagaagggaatcgagacgagggtcgtggtaaatgtgtgtgtctgtgtgtgtgtgtgtgtgtgtgtgtgtgtgtgtgtgtgtgtgtgtgtgtatgtgtgtgtgtgtgtgtgtgtgtgtgtgtgtgtgtgtgtgtgtgtgtgtgtgtgtgtgtgtagagcgattcagagaaaactactggaccgatcttcatagaacttgacatgagagatcctgagtatggtatctccagacgtttttttcatttgtttgatctatgtctttgatgacgtcatatccggcttttcgtgaaagttgaggcggcactgtcacgctctcatttttcaaccaaattggttgaaagtttggtcaagtaatcttcgacgaaggccggactttggtattgcatttcagcttgggggcttaaaagttaattaatgagtttgctcattaaagttgtcattaaaatcgatttttcgcaaacagatttaaaattgattgcatcgtattcttcatcacattctgaatctaaaaatatatacatatgttatgtttactcttataatgtgatcacaattaacgaaaacagattaattagtcttacgattaaaatttaagaaatcgatccaaaaatgatttcatcttattctttatcatttcttgattccaaaaacatatagatatgataggttgtattcaaaacaagctcagaaagttaacaataATACAGAAaaacgcgctttcctgcttagcacaatacgctaccgcgctaatctggcgtgtcaatatcaccacgttttgcacgtgggaggtgagcgatttccttcaagcggggattgacgaagctgtactgtcttggtgaaaaaatacagtgccttcagtttcatcccgtgagttcgacagcttgattaaatgtagtaatttcgccttacgcgacttgttacatttagtcaagttttgactaaatgttttaacatagaggggggaatcgaaacgagggtcgtggtgtatgtttgtgtgtgtgtgtgtgtgtgtgtctgtgtgtgtctgtgtgtatgtgtgtgtgtgtgtgtgtgtgtgtgtgtgcgcgcgcgcgcgtgtgtgtgtgtgtgtagagcgattcagagtaaactactggaccgatctttatgagatttttcatgagagttcctgggtataacatacttttttcccccaagtaacgcatatcatgatgtttgtctagggttcttctttttatctgtatgatttatgagtttgtccattattccagtttagagagttttgtaattttccgcactgaagttggttcagtgccttcactaggaccattgtttttgcatcctactaaataaatataagtttttacgaaatgtgatctattgcaatggaaagctaaaggtcgtagctttaatttgatgtattgtttgttatgattggttatgtatttgtttaaataacgtagggtaaagcaagtgtaagaaacacagattccgtgtttctggccgtattcaggcgatttttattctcggcggacggtgctttctgtgcagtccgcgccggggctataagtataggccggacaccggcatgagtatgcattcgctcctagcagctgaacacgacactacacttgctttgctgtctacgggtttcgccttcggcctctacgtttccttgcattgttttcttgaataaaaagttgaaacaagacgcttggacttgggcttcgtgtatctactacccttccactcctccactacatttgGCGCTGATACTCAGAtaagtttttcattttttcgataaatgtattttattacgtcatatccggcattttgtaaaagttgaggcagcactgtcacaccctcattttttcaatcaaattgattgaaagtttggccaagcaatcttcgacaaaggcccggactttggtattgcatttcagcttggaggcttacaatttaattaatgactttggtcattaaaaatctgaaaattgtaattaaaattatatttttataaaacgatccaaaattacgtttatcgtattcttcatcattttctgattctaaaaacatataaatatgttatattcggattaaaaacaagctctgaaaattaaaaatataacatttatgattaaaataaattttccgaaatcgatttaaaaacaatttcatcttattccttgtctgttcctgattccaaaaaatatatagatatgatatgtttggattaaaaacacgttcagagagttaacaaGACTAgtgatatagaaaagcgtgctatcctcctcagcgcaaccgctacagtgcttttctggattgttaatttcactgctttagccacgagcggtggacagacgatgctacgagtgtacggtcttgcgggaaaaatgcaatgcgttcagtttcattctgtgagttcgactgagcttgactaaatgttgtattttcgccttacgcgacttgtttcctgtTAGGATGATATCGTTATTTGTCCTGTTATTTCAATGAAAAGGATTTTGTAACCAACTTTTTTTGTACTAAACTACACAGCATGCTTGCGGAAGGATAGGATATCTATGCATCGGTTGTCCTGTTGCGTGGTAACGTCACCGCTAGCAGACGGTTTGAAGTTTGGTTTATCGTCTGCTAGATCTTGTTAGATGATATTTGACCACTCTTTAAAATGActaaaaacaataaaatcaTGAAAtagctttatttatttatgttcaTGCTCACACTGTCCTACAGATCATATGAACACAATGTTGAGCAATTATAAGTAAGTTAAGTTTTTGACTCCCATGTCACAGTTTGGTACCCATGTCACAGTTTGGTACCCATGTCACAGTTTGGTACCCATGTCACAGTTTGGTACCCATGTCACAGTTTGGTACCCATGTCACAGTTTGGTACCCATGTCACAGTTTGGTACCCATGTCACAGTTTGGTACCCATGTCACAGTTTGGTACCCATGTCACAGTTTGGTACCCATGTCACAGTTTGGTACCTATGTCACAGTTTGGTACCCATGTCACAGTTTGGTACCCATGTCACAGTTTGGTACCCATGTCACAGTTTGGTACCCATGCAGCTCCAGAGAACAACCCATATATATGTCTCTCTATGGattcagagaaaaaaagaatacattGAATGTTCTTTTGAGCCGGTTCTTGCACTTTCACCCTCAGGCAAAAATGTTGATAACAATGCCATTAAGTACTGATTGAGTTTTGAAAGATGAACTGCAGTCCCACAGTCCGGACAGGGTCAACAAGTGTAAAAGCAGCTTCAGTACTATTGATGGAACAATGTGGCcctgacagtgcggcctcaacttttgcaaacaggcaacaatgacgtcatcaaacactGTTCTGCAAAAAATTAGAAAAATTGTTTTGGGATGTCATCTTGAGGAATTCCTATCCATAGTCTCGTAATCATAAGTCTAGTATCCTTTTTAgattgctacacacacacacacagacacacacacacacacacacacacacacacatacacacacacacaaactgacacacacacacacacacacacacacacacacacacacacacacaaacacacacacacacacaccacacattttCATTTACAAAATACTAAAACGTCTCAACCCTAATTCGCAATTAAACATTATCTTTAAATCAACAGGCCCACCATTGCTATACGTtctaatacacagttttgcTATCAGCAAAATATGATTTATAATTGTGTTTGTTGGGGTGTGCATTCCTGGTAAATAACCAAACTATGCAGCATGTGCTGTTAACATAACATTTTCTCCCGCATTAACAAACATACATCTAAAAACATGTTCCCAAAACAACTTCATTTTTCTACATTTCCAAAAAAgagtgttcttcttcttgttgccgctacacgtggagaccagtccaattgagaaatgtagtggtcatctgcagggacgccgccgtgccgtacagcttatcctggatgggggtcggctccggccacatcttccttctcaacaactggaagttcccgcagtcttgtaggatgtggtgggtgtcctgctctgcttcttcGGGGATGGCACAACTTTCAGCTTTGAGTGGAGGTGTTTGTTCAGCCTGTTGTGCCCTGTTCGCAGCCTAAAGATGGTAACCTGCTCTTGTCTTGTGAGCAGGTGAAGGCTGTCTTTTTGAGCCGGGGTTCGGAACATGTTCAATGTATTCTATTTCGTTACACAGAATGCACACACTATTTTCTTTCAACTTCAGCTTGTAGAGTAAAATATGTGTGgggtatatattatatattgtcatcattttcacgagttttcattcacaagcacctgggaaataaatctcatgttccccggggaataaattcCAAGTTACCATAGTTACAGAAAGCAGGTTACATTGATATTCAAaaccaaacccaatagaaacgctcgggggtTCATCGGCTCTTCTCATTGGCGTTTCCCTAAACAGCGCGGAACTGTTCGGGGGAAGGGCTTTAAAGCAGGTCTTGTAGACAGGGACCAGATTGATCGCCCGCGTTTTTGCTGGTTGTGTCCTCTCGCAGCGCAGAGTGCCGTGTGCAAAGCGTTATACTCAAAAAGCCGTGTGGCGCTATAAACAACAGTGTGACCAAGCTTTCAACACAAGTGACGTCATGCAATGGTAACCTcacatacgttgttttgctcctaccaagactgcagatcttggcaaacgcgtgacgtaaaaactagatttgatgacgttacccgtacatgttcccgtacacgtcctgaaaagtgctaatctagatcttgctaatgtGTTCTCTACAGTCACGTCATATTCGCTCAAAGCGGTATTTCACGCACATTTCCGCTGGTAGAACGCGAAGGAATAGTCCTCATCATCCTCGTTGGAAGATGACACAATGACAAAATCCTCCGGCGCTTCAACCGGTGTGATGGCGTAGAGCTCACAGAGACCATATCCGAAGTAGCAATCACCTCCGGCGACAAAAGTGCGGCAGCGCTGTTCAGCAGCACATCGCTCAGCACATTGTTGTTCGCAAACGCCAGAGTATTGCTCGAACCATGTGTCTGATCTCAGGTAAGAATCCAGATACACAAGGAAGCCGTCTGCGAGGTTCGAGGGCGAGCACTCTGAAAACAGTCACAGAAAGACACAGTCAATACTCAAAGACTCACTGAAAACAGTCACAGAAAGACACAGTCAATACTCAAAGACTCACTGAAAACAGTCACAGAAAGACACAGTCAATACTCAAAGACTCACTGAAAACAGTCACAGAAAGACACAGTCAATACTCAAAGACTCACTGAAAACAGTCACAGAAAAACATAGTTGAGTAAACAGATTatactaaacttggccaaacaattattgcaaccaTTTTTGGACGTTCAGAAAAGCGTGACACCACAATCCATTTTAATTTAACTGTACATGCTGGAAAAGGTAATAAGGTCTActgttcatatcatttgttcgattggtggtactttgtataggcattcCGTGGCAgactgtcaaacaaggtcacccctaaaatcgatcTGACAAAAACCAATGCGCCCCGTATtctaaaatctgcaaaaaatcagaatgtgcacttaccaaacacttctgactaccattggaaaggccattcaatttcctgttcagagcATTTAGTCTTGCACCTTACGACTTTAGTATttgtgtagccttttgtcaaaggcggtaggtgtcaacaGTTTCAGAGGCCAAAACAGGCACGTATTGCGgtcatttttgagggggtcctccactgaGAGAGCTATATCTGCTCAAGTTTTCAATGAATTGCTTTGAACATTTCAGAAGTTATGCCCAATAGGCTGACCAGAATGTGTGTGGATTTTTGTGAACGTGTACGTCAAGCGTGTCGTATTACGGAACTTTTCTGAAAGATCTAAACAAATATTCTTAATAATTCAGGGTTTAGGGACAACAATTTGTAACTGTGCATGCTAAGCGAAATACGGTTAAGGCAATTGGTGCCACAGTTTCAGGCAGatctgagtgctggtttacattaTTTTGCTGAAGATGGGAACGCACAAGAAAAACTATCGATGATCGTCTTTTTTACAGCATACAGTCGCCGCATATATTTATAGCCTCTGCCTGTGCTGAGGTTATTTTTAGCCAAAGCGCTCTGCTGATTTGAtagttattacatttagtcaagttttgactaaatgttttaacatagagggggaatcgagaccagggtcgtggtgtatgtgtgtgtgtgtgtgtgtgtgtgtgtgtgtgtgtgtgtgtgttttatactaTATTATAGGGAacaagacaaacacagagaagaaTGAGCAGACTATACTATAGTGAgcaagacagacacagagtatAGTGAGCTGATTATACTATAGAGAACACATAGAGTAGAGTGAGCAGACTATACAAaaggtccaattcattcttcttactcggcgtgacgttatcaaatggatcggctagctttagccctaaggggcacaactccgctcatactctcttcgcgccgccatattggatgccgtctttgttagttttcttcattgcactcttgttctttttgcgtatttcactgtgtatgcagacaggGAAAGGCGCGAGCGCCGTAACCAACAGCGAAAACGGCCACACGACCACTCAGCGAACCGAAACAGAATCCCTAAGCTGCCTAAACGACAATAGTCAATCTATTGTCCCGAACCGACAACTGACCCGGTCTGCCCTCGGGCGGACCACCCTCATCTTCCAAAAAGGGATGAATTGTCTCGTTgctaaaccaaacaaacaactattACACCCTCCCTCCAATGAACCTGTACGCATAGTACACATACGGGGAATATAACCCGTTAATATACGACCACAGTACATTTAGTACAATACATCCTAGTACACACCATGGAGGAAAAATCCCACCATAAATCATACAtatattgtttttcttcttgtgaataaacacaagaaagaaatgggctgaacaaacaaatacacgaaTCACCGAGCCTTATATAAGCCTCAGTCACTGTGAGGATTTGTGGGTAATAAACCACCAGTACGTGCAAGTACATCCTAAAAAGGGAATTAAATAACAGTCAtttataaatgattattctcaattgAGAATCAAAAtaatgaggatatgggtttgaatagttgtcccctgacgaggctacctttcagtttccccagaacacctTTTTAAAACTACAAAGAAGCTATCCTAgcaatttgaaactgtaaatattgccgaaaagtactacaattgggagaggtacttagggatctctgggctgcctactgcatttgccgggtttggcagacccttgatttttaccccctatgccacacaacgtgtcattttcacttttgtcgagtcgccacccaacgctcaagcactgactgtcagagatcgtgcaaggcatccaacatggcggcggatgaccaattccagagagttacgacccgtgattctcataccgcgcgcgccgagtagaaatgctgttgataacttgagtttctgcaatgggcctatagGTTACACGACAGAAACAGAGAAGAGTGAGCAGGCTATTCTATAGGAAACAGGGCAGACACGAATTAGAGTATAGAGACTATACTATACGAGCCAATTTGGACACATATTAGAGTAGACAGACTATACTACAGGGGCCAATTTGGGCGCAGAGTAGAGTAGACAGACTATACTATAGGGGACAATTTGGACACATAGTAGAGTAGACAGACTATACTATAAGGGACAATTTGGACACAGAGTAGAGTAGACAGGTGAACACGTACCTTCGACACAGGTGTTGCCACTGATGGAATAGTAGTATCCAGGTGTACAGAGACATCGGCCTTTGAAGCATTCCGCCATCTTCACCTTGCAGTCAGCCTGCGCCAAGCACGGCTTGTTCAGCCActctgtcatcacacaacacacacagcttacagtctgtcatcacacaacacacagcttacagtcagtcatcacacaacacacagcttacagtctgtcatcacacaacacacagcttacagtcagtcatcacacaacacacagcttacagtctgtcatcacacaacacacacagcttacagtctgtcatcacacaacacacagcttacagtctgtcatcacacaacacacacagcttacagtctgtcatcacacaacacacagcttacagtgtgtcagcacacaacacacacagcttacagtctgtcatcacacaatacacacagcttacagtctgtcatcacacaacacacacagcttacagtctgtcattacacaccacacacagcttacagtctgtcattacacaacacacacagcttacagtctgtcattACACAACGCACACAGCTTACAGTATGtcattacacaacacacagcttatagtctgtcatcacacaacacacagcttacagtcagtcatcacacaacacacatattACAGTTTGtcattacacaacacacacagcttacagtcggtcataacacaacacacacagcttatagtatgtcatcacacaacacacacagcttacagtctgtcatcacacaacacacacagcttacagtctgtcatcacacaacacacacagcttacagtctgtcatcacacaacacacacagattaCAGTGTGTCATTACACAgcacacacagcttacagtctctcattacacaacacacacagcttacagtctgtcattacacaacacacagcttacagttTGTCATCACACAGCTTATAGTCTGtcattacacaacacacagcttacagtctgtcatcacacaacacacacagcttacagtctgtcatcacacaacacacacagcttacagtctgtcatcacacaacacacacagcttacagtctgtcattacacaacacacacagcttacagtctgtcatcacacaacacacagcttacagtctgtcatcacacaacacacacagcttacagtctgtcattacacaacacacacagcttacagtctgtcatcacacaacacacacagcttacagtctgtcatcacacaacacacagcttacagtctgtcatcacaacacacacagcttacagtctgacatcagacaacacacacagcttacagtcagtcatcacacaacacacacagcttacagtctgtcattacacaacacacacagcttatAGTCTGtcattacacaacacacagcttacagtctgccattacataacacacacagcttacagtctgtcatcacacaacacacacagcttacagtctgtcattacacaacacacacagcttacagtctgtcatcacacaacacacacagcttacagtctgtcattacacaacacacacagcttacagtctgtcatcacacaacacacacagcttacagtctgtcatcacacaacacacacagcttacagtcagtcatcacacaacacacagcttacagtctgtcatcacacaacacacacagtgtacagtctgtcatcacacaacacacagcttacagtcagtcatcacacaacacacacagcttacattctgtcattacacaacacacacaacctacAGTCtatcatcacacaacacacacagcttaaaatctgtcatcacacaacacacagcgtACATATCATATGAATCAAACCAGTCGCACTGACGTCACACATTAAACGTAGATACCATCCACCCACACTGGTATCACACCACACATTGGGTGTATAAAAAGATATGCTAGGAATTGTTTCATtaggggggcccgggtagctcagttggtagagccctggacttgtgatcgaaaggtcgctggttcgaatccgggccgggacggacacgggtcaactttatgtgcagacccagagacggtatccatctcccacccccgtgtcaccacgatgtcacgttaaagatcttggtcattctaccataagtgcagatggctgataccacctaaacacgcatacatcaaaagccgtgagggcgtaaaaactcgaattgtataaaccaattcatgtccaatataggcaattaagacctgacggagaataagccccttaaaatttactttttttgtttcattAGACAGATTAGTCGGGATTTGTACGGTGTTTTATACGCTAGTAGTTCACACGATGGGTATTTACACGACGATATTTGGCACTATGGTAATTCATACGTTAGTACATGCAATTCACAATATAGTAATACACATACTAGTAATTCACTTGGTGGTATTTCACATGACAGTATTTCACATGATAGTAATTGACAAGATAGTAATTCACACATTAGTAATTCATACAATAGTAATTCACATGATAGTAATTGACAAGATAGTAATACACATGCTAGTAATTCACACAATAGTAATTCGCATGATAGTAATTCACACGATAGTGATTCACAAGATAGTATTTCACACGGCAATAATTTGCACGATAATAATTCACACGATAGTAATTCACACGATAGTAATTCACACGATAGTAATTCACACGATAGTAATTCACACGATAGTAATTCACACGATAGTAATTCACACGATAGTGATTCACAATATATTAATTCACACGATAGCAATTCGCATGATAGTAATTCACACGTTAGTAATTTACACGATAGTGATTCACACGGTGGTAATTCACATGATAATAATTCCCATGATAAAAATTCACATGTTGGTTATTCACAAAATGGTGATGAACACGATGTTAACTTACACGATAGTAATTTACACTTTAGCCTGGTTTACATAGTGGTTTACACAAGAAGGAATGTTTTTTGGACTAACCGTCGTATTTGCAGACTTTCTTGCTGCTCCAGGCATGCGTGTGTGTAGCGATCAGCATTAGCATCACAGCTGTAGTTACCCCCATTGctgatgaaagaaaaaaaacagtgTGACATGATCTGATTTGTCTTCCAAGTTAAAGGCAAAGTTCTTACGTGAAAACTGTAACACATGTTCCAACGActtacctttcttttttttttaaagtctaaCGACTGGTTGATATATTTACAGTGCGACTAAAACTGGGTTGTCTTCCAAGTCAAGGCACAGTTGTTACGTGAAAACTGTAACAAATGTTCCAACGACTTACCTTTCTTTTTGTTTAAGTCGAACGACTGGTTGATATATTTACAGTGCGACTAAAGCTGGGTTGTCTTCCAAGTCAAGGCACAGTTGTTACGTGAAAACTGTCGTGCTTATGTAGCTAGCCTCTTGATCCCGAGTCTATCTGAAGACAGTTCTgccctcctctgacaaaacGCAGTAGGAGCGAAAATCTCGTTTCGAGAAAAAACGCGTTTTTCTGTTCTgagctttttttaatttaaaacaaaagctttCTCGCTGGAAATATTAGTGGAATAAAGCGTCGGGATGATTTCTGAATTTCTAGCTTTAATTcttttcaaaaat from Littorina saxatilis isolate snail1 linkage group LG16, US_GU_Lsax_2.0, whole genome shotgun sequence encodes the following:
- the LOC138951141 gene encoding uncharacterized protein, translated to MGVTTAVMLMLIATHTHAWSSKKVCKYDEWLNKPCLAQADCKVKMAECFKGRCLCTPGYYYSISGNTCVEECSPSNLADGFLVYLDSYLRSDTWFEQYSGVCEQQCAERCAAEQRCRTFVAGGDCYFGYGLCELYAITPVEAPEDFVIVSSSNEDDEDYSFAFYQRKCA